The Streptomyces kanamyceticus genome window below encodes:
- a CDS encoding tetratricopeptide repeat protein, with protein sequence MLPQEAHCFQDRGAGRTLAREMAGGGTAVLGQVLAGTGGVGKTQLAARYARDLLHDREIDVLLWITAVKRKAVVDAYAQAAEELLGIVHADSEQAAAQFLAWLQPRGPGSDGERGPGWMVVLDDLADPVDLLADPALPRIGLWPPAGPHGRTLVTTRRRDAVLTGHGHSCIDVGLFAREESVGYLTQVLSGARRGPGGRPAPRAADHDECVALLAGDLGDLPLALSQAAAYLLETDLSCAEYRALLSGRTRSLARLVPERGMLPDTQSVSVAAAWSLSLDRADRMRPYGLASPMFELIALLDPSGIPGAVLTGDVARAYLAMRREAAEDAVGADEGEGVGEGEGAVAEVAVDEEDAVEALRALHRMHLIDYTPGVPHQAVRVHQLVQRSIRESLKRERLDEAAWASAAALADAWPEVERDTALSGALRANADALRRVAESALWGDRAGKVLFDVGSSLSAAGRYSDAKDYFQTLAEQAARRLGPDHRDTLEARLHVADLWALTGHPGESLAALLEVLDDYERVCGPDDVDTLRARHEVAHSRGLIGDVSGALMGFEQLLVDLQREVGDDRPETLSARGFLALWWGEAGDTAGAIAALEQLVADRERVMGRDHPEPFRARHNLARYRGQAGDARGAVAAYEELLADRERVLGPDHTETLDTRGELAYWIGESGDRNRGIIASEQLLVDMGRVFGPDHIESLACRSGLAYEWERAGDVAGAVLAYRQLHDDLLRLFGPHHSQTATGAVNLTSVLITRGRQHLREGRARAGDGTVPSDQQSPPTPDAERRTPMPEETSKARPARFEQALACFHEARDLTDPEESPGVYGVVLHDIADTYRDARDLKEAVEYFRQAESYKRRANNPSDLATTMTALANTLLAMGEPTESRDVLERLLVETPKIEDLERQAAVLHNVALTYEELGRMGMEGAYQDAVASYRAVLDLVDGEADPGWYATVLKDIGDAYEAQELLVQAHASYEDAVRYTRRIEGTSASLITVLIALGRVSRRLGKLEGESAVNGAGASIGGAAPVVNGMVIEDAGARPDGAPPADAVPPSGLPDGRVQKDERVQEDERAQEGERAQEDAPPPPDGIPPLPDSPPGEGS encoded by the coding sequence GTGCTGCCCCAGGAGGCGCACTGTTTCCAGGACCGCGGCGCGGGCAGAACGCTCGCCCGGGAGATGGCAGGGGGCGGCACCGCCGTGCTCGGCCAGGTGCTCGCGGGCACCGGCGGGGTCGGCAAGACCCAGCTCGCCGCCCGCTACGCCCGTGACCTGCTGCACGACCGCGAGATCGACGTGCTGCTCTGGATCACCGCGGTCAAGCGCAAGGCCGTCGTCGACGCGTACGCGCAGGCCGCCGAGGAGCTCCTCGGCATCGTGCACGCCGACTCCGAACAGGCCGCCGCCCAGTTCCTCGCCTGGCTGCAGCCACGCGGGCCCGGATCCGATGGGGAGCGCGGGCCCGGCTGGATGGTGGTGCTCGACGATCTGGCCGACCCCGTCGACCTGCTCGCCGACCCCGCCCTGCCGCGCATCGGCCTGTGGCCGCCCGCGGGGCCGCACGGCAGGACGCTGGTCACCACGCGGCGCAGGGACGCGGTCCTCACCGGGCACGGGCACAGCTGCATCGACGTCGGCCTGTTCGCCAGGGAGGAGTCCGTCGGCTACCTCACCCAGGTGCTCTCCGGTGCCCGCCGCGGCCCCGGCGGTCGGCCCGCCCCGCGCGCCGCCGACCACGACGAGTGCGTCGCCCTGCTCGCGGGCGACCTCGGCGATCTGCCGCTCGCCCTCTCGCAGGCCGCCGCCTACCTCCTGGAGACCGACCTGAGCTGCGCCGAGTACCGCGCCCTGCTCTCCGGCCGCACCCGGAGCCTGGCCCGCCTGGTGCCCGAGCGCGGCATGCTGCCCGACACCCAGAGCGTCAGCGTCGCCGCGGCCTGGTCGCTGTCCCTGGACCGCGCCGACCGGATGCGGCCGTACGGACTCGCGTCGCCGATGTTCGAGCTCATCGCGCTGCTCGATCCCAGCGGCATCCCCGGGGCCGTCCTCACCGGCGACGTCGCCCGCGCCTATCTCGCCATGCGCCGCGAGGCGGCCGAGGACGCGGTCGGCGCCGACGAGGGCGAGGGCGTCGGCGAGGGCGAAGGCGCGGTGGCCGAGGTCGCGGTGGACGAGGAGGACGCCGTCGAAGCCCTGCGCGCCCTGCACCGCATGCACCTCATCGACTACACGCCGGGCGTGCCCCACCAGGCCGTCCGCGTCCACCAGTTGGTCCAGCGCAGCATCCGCGAGTCCCTCAAGCGCGAGCGTCTCGACGAGGCCGCGTGGGCGTCCGCCGCCGCGCTGGCGGACGCCTGGCCCGAGGTCGAGCGCGACACCGCGCTGAGCGGCGCGCTGCGCGCCAACGCCGACGCCCTGCGCCGCGTCGCCGAGTCCGCGCTGTGGGGCGACCGGGCCGGCAAGGTGCTCTTCGACGTCGGGAGCAGCCTGTCGGCGGCGGGCCGCTACAGCGACGCCAAGGACTACTTCCAGACGCTCGCCGAACAGGCCGCCCGGCGCCTCGGGCCCGACCACCGCGACACCTTGGAGGCCCGGCTCCACGTGGCCGACCTGTGGGCCCTCACGGGTCACCCGGGCGAGTCGCTCGCGGCGCTCCTCGAAGTGCTCGACGACTACGAGCGGGTCTGCGGGCCCGACGACGTCGACACCCTGCGGGCCCGCCACGAAGTCGCCCACTCGCGCGGTCTGATCGGGGACGTGTCCGGTGCCCTGATGGGCTTCGAGCAGCTGCTCGTCGACCTCCAGCGCGAGGTGGGCGACGACCGGCCCGAGACGCTGAGCGCCCGCGGCTTCCTCGCGCTGTGGTGGGGCGAGGCGGGCGACACGGCGGGGGCGATCGCCGCTCTCGAACAGCTCGTCGCCGACCGCGAGCGCGTGATGGGCCGCGACCATCCCGAGCCGTTCAGGGCCCGCCACAACCTCGCCCGCTACCGGGGGCAGGCGGGCGACGCGAGGGGTGCCGTCGCCGCGTACGAGGAGCTGCTCGCCGACCGGGAGCGGGTGCTCGGCCCCGACCACACGGAGACGCTCGACACCCGGGGTGAACTCGCCTACTGGATAGGGGAGTCGGGTGACCGCAACCGCGGGATCATCGCCAGCGAACAGCTCCTCGTCGACATGGGCCGGGTGTTCGGCCCCGACCACATCGAGTCGCTCGCGTGCCGCAGCGGCCTGGCGTACGAATGGGAGCGCGCGGGCGATGTGGCGGGCGCCGTCCTCGCCTACCGGCAGCTCCACGACGACCTGCTCCGCCTGTTCGGACCGCACCACAGCCAGACGGCGACCGGTGCCGTGAATCTGACGTCCGTGCTGATCACGCGAGGGCGCCAGCACCTGCGCGAGGGCCGGGCGAGGGCGGGCGACGGCACAGTGCCGAGCGATCAGCAGAGTCCACCGACACCCGACGCCGAACGGAGAACTCCCATGCCGGAAGAGACAAGCAAGGCGCGCCCCGCCAGGTTCGAGCAGGCGCTCGCCTGTTTCCACGAGGCCCGCGACCTCACCGATCCCGAGGAGTCGCCCGGTGTCTACGGTGTCGTCCTGCACGACATCGCGGACACCTACCGCGACGCACGCGACCTCAAGGAGGCCGTCGAGTACTTCCGGCAGGCCGAATCGTACAAACGGCGCGCCAACAACCCGAGCGACCTCGCCACCACCATGACCGCGCTCGCCAACACCCTGCTCGCGATGGGCGAACCGACCGAGTCGCGCGACGTCCTTGAGCGGCTCCTCGTCGAGACCCCCAAGATCGAAGATCTGGAGCGGCAGGCCGCCGTCCTGCACAACGTGGCTCTCACCTATGAGGAGTTGGGCCGCATGGGGATGGAGGGTGCCTACCAGGACGCTGTCGCGTCCTACCGTGCGGTGCTCGACCTGGTCGACGGCGAAGCCGACCCCGGCTGGTACGCCACCGTCCTCAAGGACATCGGCGACGCCTACGAGGCGCAGGAACTCCTGGTCCAGGCGCACGCCTCGTACGAGGACGCCGTGCGGTACACACGGCGCATCGAGGGGACGTCCGCCTCGCTGATCACCGTCCTGATCGCGCTCGGCCGGGTCAGCAGGCGGCTCGGCAAACTGGAGGGCGAGTCGGCGGTGAACGGCGCCGGGGCCTCGATCGGCGGCGCCGCGCCGGTCGTCAACGGCATGGTGATCGAGGACGCGGGGGCCAGGCCCGACGGCGCGCCCCCGGCGGACGCGGTGCCGCCTTCGGGCCTGCCGGACGGGCGGGTTCAGAAGGATGAGCGGGTTCAGGAGGATGAGCGGGCTCAGGAGGGCGAGCGGGCTCAGGAAGACGCGCCGCCGCCACCGGACGGCATCCCGCCGCTGCCGGACTCGCCGCCGGGCGAGGGTTCGTAG
- a CDS encoding AMP-dependent synthetase/ligase, whose protein sequence is MQLTRKESPEPSEVPPNLALLAEWAADRHGELSALRFRRDEAWADLSYVGLRDAVRRVGRALIARGVRPDDRVAILAETRPEWTRTHFGVLAAGAVVVPVYPTAGDEEVAWVLGDSGATVVICEDAAQAAKVERLRERLPGLRHLVLMGEEPGELAAEEALLARAAARRPGDLATIIYTSGTTGLPKGCLLTHGNLLAVQGATLPLIDGGPGDSTYLYLPLAHLLAQLIEFTTLIEGGVLTFYGGRIENVVAELAEARPTHLPSVPRLFEKVRSVVLSLAEAEEGGRERFDEAVRIGVLAADGVLPPELRDAHEAADKALYGLVRQALGGRVRWALTGGAPIAPDTIDFLRACGIAVYEGYGMTESAGVLTLNHPGAVRYGTVGRPVDGVELRIADDGEVLARGAMVFPGYHHDPEATREAVDADGWLHTGDLGELDADGFLTITGRKKDLIITSAGKNLTPSLTELALQNSRFVSRAVMVGDRRPHPVALITLDAEEVTGWAARSGVRLGEGPPSRDPRVRALVQEAVDAANATVSRPARIRDFAVLDEDFTVADGLLTPSLKVRRQAVTERYAEVVEGLYGERVEGSYGERGAADPASGPRPDAAAP, encoded by the coding sequence ATGCAGCTGACGCGGAAGGAATCACCCGAGCCGTCCGAAGTGCCGCCCAACCTCGCACTGTTGGCGGAATGGGCGGCCGACCGCCACGGCGAGCTGTCCGCCCTGCGGTTCCGTCGCGACGAGGCATGGGCCGACCTTTCGTACGTCGGGCTGCGGGATGCCGTACGCCGGGTGGGCCGCGCCCTGATCGCGCGTGGCGTGCGGCCCGACGACCGCGTGGCGATCCTCGCCGAGACCCGCCCGGAGTGGACCCGCACGCACTTCGGCGTCCTGGCGGCGGGCGCGGTCGTCGTCCCGGTCTATCCGACGGCGGGCGACGAGGAGGTCGCCTGGGTCCTCGGGGACTCCGGCGCGACGGTGGTGATCTGCGAGGACGCCGCGCAGGCGGCGAAGGTGGAGCGGCTGCGGGAGCGGCTGCCCGGCCTGCGGCACCTGGTCCTCATGGGCGAGGAGCCCGGCGAACTGGCGGCTGAGGAAGCCCTGTTGGCCCGTGCGGCGGCGCGGCGACCCGGCGACCTGGCCACCATCATCTACACCTCGGGCACCACGGGCCTGCCCAAGGGGTGCCTGCTCACCCACGGGAACCTGCTCGCCGTGCAGGGCGCCACGCTGCCGCTGATCGACGGGGGGCCCGGCGACTCGACGTACCTCTATCTGCCGCTGGCCCATCTCCTCGCCCAGCTCATCGAGTTCACCACCCTCATCGAGGGCGGGGTGCTCACGTTCTACGGCGGGCGCATCGAGAACGTCGTCGCCGAGCTGGCCGAGGCGCGCCCCACCCATCTCCCTTCCGTGCCCCGCCTGTTCGAGAAGGTGCGGTCCGTCGTGCTGTCCCTCGCCGAGGCGGAGGAGGGCGGCCGCGAGCGGTTCGACGAGGCCGTACGCATCGGGGTCCTGGCCGCCGACGGCGTCCTGCCGCCCGAGCTCAGGGATGCCCACGAGGCCGCGGACAAAGCCCTCTACGGCCTGGTCAGGCAGGCGCTCGGCGGCCGCGTCCGGTGGGCGCTGACCGGCGGCGCGCCCATCGCCCCCGACACCATCGACTTCCTGCGGGCCTGCGGGATCGCGGTCTACGAGGGGTACGGCATGACGGAGTCGGCCGGGGTGCTCACCCTCAACCACCCGGGCGCCGTGCGGTACGGGACCGTCGGCCGCCCCGTCGACGGCGTCGAGCTGCGGATCGCGGACGACGGGGAGGTGCTCGCCAGGGGCGCCATGGTCTTCCCCGGCTACCACCACGACCCCGAGGCCACCCGCGAGGCCGTCGACGCCGACGGCTGGCTGCACACCGGCGACCTGGGGGAGCTCGACGCGGACGGATTCCTCACCATCACGGGGCGCAAGAAGGACCTCATCATCACGTCCGCGGGCAAGAACCTCACGCCGTCGCTGACCGAACTCGCCCTGCAGAACTCGCGGTTCGTGTCGCGCGCGGTGATGGTGGGGGACCGGCGACCCCATCCGGTGGCGCTGATCACGCTGGACGCGGAGGAGGTCACCGGGTGGGCAGCGCGGAGCGGCGTGCGGCTCGGGGAAGGGCCGCCGTCCCGCGACCCGCGGGTGCGCGCCCTGGTCCAGGAGGCCGTGGACGCCGCCAACGCCACCGTTTCGCGCCCCGCCCGCATCCGTGACTTCGCCGTACTCGACGAGGACTTCACGGTGGCGGACGGGCTGCTCACGCCGAGCCTGAAGGTGCGCAGGCAGGCGGTGACGGAGCGGTACGCGGAGGTGGTGGAGGGGTTGTACGGGGAGCGGGTGGAGGGGTCGTACGGGGAGCGGGGCGCGGCCGACCCGGCTAGTGGACCCCGGCCAGACGCAGCAGCGCCGTAG
- a CDS encoding lipase family protein, whose translation MHTRTGRRALAVAVALGLSVIAPLTAAHAEPGTGASASAGGSLSPGDLVSSEPSSFHPLPGQPTNTKAWKINYRSSTAKGEPNTVSGTVIVPQDGRKGPRPLITYAVGTVGVGDHCAPSAGFPKGTTLEANLIQQLTLRGWAVAVTDYEGLGTPGDHTYTVGRAEGQAVLDAARAAIRLPQAGLGKDTPVGIMGYSQGGQASSWAAELHDSYAPDLDVKGTATGGVPGDLEKVAAFNDGSYGSGLIFMAAIGQNAAFPELNLESYLNPAGKALIGAMRNSCVADGAVLGSFKSIASMTTKNPLEQPDWQQRLRESGVGTHKPDAPVYLYHALLDELIPYGVGKQVRTDWCAKGANVEWHTVPVGEHVSGVITQSPFAAQWLADRFAGKPVRGNC comes from the coding sequence ATGCACACCCGCACCGGCCGCAGAGCCCTGGCCGTGGCCGTCGCACTCGGCCTTTCGGTCATCGCCCCGCTCACCGCGGCCCACGCCGAACCGGGCACGGGCGCGAGCGCGAGCGCCGGGGGCAGCCTGTCCCCCGGCGACCTCGTGAGCTCCGAGCCGAGCAGCTTCCACCCCCTGCCGGGACAGCCGACGAACACCAAGGCGTGGAAGATCAACTACCGTTCGAGCACCGCGAAGGGCGAGCCGAACACCGTCTCCGGCACCGTCATCGTGCCGCAGGACGGCAGGAAGGGGCCGCGCCCGCTCATCACGTACGCCGTGGGGACCGTCGGCGTGGGCGACCACTGCGCGCCCAGCGCGGGCTTCCCCAAGGGCACCACCCTGGAGGCCAACCTCATCCAGCAGCTCACCCTGCGCGGCTGGGCGGTGGCCGTCACCGACTACGAGGGGCTCGGCACGCCCGGCGACCACACCTACACGGTGGGCCGCGCCGAGGGCCAGGCCGTGCTGGACGCCGCCCGCGCCGCGATCCGGCTGCCGCAGGCGGGCCTCGGCAAGGACACCCCGGTCGGCATCATGGGCTACTCGCAGGGCGGCCAGGCCTCGTCGTGGGCGGCCGAGCTGCACGACTCCTACGCGCCCGACCTCGACGTCAAGGGCACGGCGACCGGCGGCGTCCCCGGCGACCTGGAGAAGGTCGCCGCCTTCAACGACGGTTCGTACGGCTCGGGCCTGATCTTCATGGCGGCCATCGGCCAGAACGCGGCCTTCCCCGAGCTGAACCTGGAGTCGTACCTGAACCCGGCGGGCAAGGCGCTCATCGGCGCCATGCGGAACAGCTGCGTGGCGGACGGCGCGGTGCTCGGCTCGTTCAAGTCGATCGCGTCGATGACGACGAAGAACCCCCTCGAACAGCCCGACTGGCAGCAGCGCCTGCGGGAGTCCGGGGTCGGCACGCACAAGCCGGACGCGCCGGTCTACCTCTACCACGCGCTCCTCGACGAGCTCATTCCGTACGGCGTGGGCAAGCAGGTCCGTACGGACTGGTGTGCGAAGGGGGCGAACGTGGAGTGGCACACGGTGCCGGTCGGCGAGCACGTGAGCGGCGTCATCACGCAGTCGCCGTTCGCGGCGCAGTGGCTGGCGGACCGCTTCGCGGGGAAGCCGGTGCGGGGCAACTGCTGA
- a CDS encoding molybdopterin-dependent oxidoreductase — protein MTAPSAPSAPTTPSAPSAPSVRSAPLTPPPGDPSLADPAPGPDFVTPVANVFVRAHMGLPEIDASTWTLSVEGLVERPFRLDLAALRALPAEQLTAVHECFGSPFRPDTPTRAVANIEWTGLPLAALLDRAVPLAGARHVRFEGADTGSFQGDDGVSYVKDLPLATARRDVFLAHGMNGEPLPPRHGYPLRAVVPRMFGTNSVKWLTRIVLTDTRPEHTFTTRFYTRVLPGHDTPQPVREIDVSSKLLSPAPAAELGPGTQVFRGRAWSSTEVVSVEVSVDEGPWERAHLDVLGSEPTWQGFHLMRPLPPGPHTVRSRARDRAGRVQPPPGARNSVHEVAFTVAG, from the coding sequence ATGACCGCACCGTCCGCACCGTCCGCACCGACCACACCTTCCGCGCCCTCCGCACCGTCCGTGCGCTCCGCGCCGCTCACGCCCCCGCCCGGCGACCCTTCGCTGGCGGACCCCGCGCCGGGACCCGACTTCGTGACGCCGGTGGCCAACGTCTTCGTACGCGCGCACATGGGCCTGCCCGAGATCGACGCGAGCACCTGGACCCTGTCGGTGGAGGGCCTGGTCGAGCGGCCTTTCCGACTCGACCTGGCCGCGCTCCGCGCGCTGCCCGCCGAGCAGCTCACGGCGGTGCACGAGTGCTTCGGCAGCCCGTTCCGCCCCGACACCCCGACGCGCGCGGTGGCGAACATCGAGTGGACGGGCCTGCCGCTCGCCGCGCTCCTGGACCGCGCGGTGCCGCTCGCCGGGGCCCGGCACGTGCGCTTCGAGGGCGCGGACACCGGCTCGTTCCAGGGCGACGACGGCGTCTCGTACGTGAAGGACCTGCCCCTGGCCACGGCGCGGCGCGACGTGTTCCTGGCCCACGGCATGAACGGTGAGCCGTTGCCGCCCCGGCACGGGTATCCGCTGCGCGCCGTCGTACCGCGGATGTTCGGCACCAACTCGGTGAAGTGGCTGACCCGGATCGTCCTCACGGACACCCGCCCCGAGCACACGTTCACCACCCGGTTCTACACGCGCGTCCTGCCGGGCCACGACACCCCGCAGCCGGTGCGCGAGATCGACGTCAGCAGCAAGCTGCTCTCGCCCGCGCCCGCCGCCGAACTCGGCCCGGGCACCCAGGTGTTCAGGGGCCGGGCGTGGAGCAGCACGGAGGTCGTCTCGGTCGAGGTCTCCGTCGACGAAGGCCCGTGGGAACGGGCCCACCTCGACGTGCTCGGTTCCGAACCGACCTGGCAGGGCTTCCACCTGATGCGCCCGCTGCCGCCGGGACCGCACACGGTCCGCTCGCGGGCGAGGGACCGTGCGGGCCGGGTGCAGCCGCCGCCGGGAGCCCGCAACTCGGTGCACGAGGTGGCGTTCACGGTCGCGGGCTGA
- a CDS encoding AraC family transcriptional regulator yields the protein MARRTITVHHVRAVLRGAERRGVDTVPLLRGAEIPPLLLGDDRARVTAPQFTRLFRELYSATQDEFLGLGSAASRPGTFAMMCRASLGCRDLDAAVRRGVAFYGLFPGGPDLVLERRGDDAVFGVRNDLEQDYFLAECLVIIWHRLCSWLIGRRIPLRWAEFGHPPPPHKDEYELLFGCPVRFGAERTGAGFDPHWLTAPLVRDEAALDEMLRRAPFELLTRREYGTTVAEQVGRVLARALRTSPRLPSLGEIAARLAVSPATLRRRLAQEATSYQRLKDAVRRDAAIAGLVEGGEPIAVLAARLGFSEDTAFHRAFRRWTGTTPGAYRTGRPLRTPTGAPAPVPAYEPSPGGESGSGGMPSGGGGASS from the coding sequence ATGGCCAGGCGGACGATCACCGTGCACCATGTGCGGGCCGTGCTGCGCGGCGCCGAGCGGCGCGGCGTGGACACCGTGCCGCTGCTGCGGGGCGCGGAGATCCCGCCGCTGCTCCTCGGCGACGACAGGGCCCGGGTCACCGCCCCGCAATTCACCCGCCTGTTCCGGGAGTTGTACAGCGCGACCCAGGACGAGTTCCTCGGCCTCGGGTCCGCGGCGAGCAGGCCGGGGACGTTCGCGATGATGTGCCGGGCCTCGCTCGGCTGCCGCGACCTGGACGCCGCCGTACGCCGGGGCGTCGCCTTCTACGGACTGTTCCCCGGCGGCCCCGACCTCGTCCTGGAACGCCGCGGCGACGACGCCGTCTTCGGCGTCCGCAACGACCTCGAACAGGACTACTTCCTCGCGGAGTGCCTCGTCATCATCTGGCACCGGCTGTGCAGCTGGCTGATCGGCCGCCGCATCCCGCTGCGCTGGGCCGAGTTCGGGCATCCGCCGCCCCCGCACAAGGACGAGTACGAGCTGCTCTTCGGCTGCCCCGTACGGTTCGGTGCCGAGCGGACCGGCGCCGGATTCGACCCGCACTGGCTGACCGCGCCGCTGGTCAGGGACGAGGCGGCGCTCGACGAGATGCTGCGCCGCGCGCCCTTCGAACTGCTCACCCGGCGCGAGTACGGCACGACGGTCGCCGAGCAGGTGGGCCGGGTGCTCGCCCGCGCCCTGCGCACCTCGCCCCGGCTGCCCTCGCTCGGCGAGATCGCCGCGCGGCTCGCCGTGAGCCCGGCGACGCTGCGCCGCAGGCTCGCCCAGGAGGCCACGTCGTACCAGCGGTTGAAGGACGCGGTGCGGCGCGACGCGGCCATCGCGGGCCTGGTGGAGGGCGGGGAGCCGATCGCCGTGCTCGCGGCGCGGCTCGGGTTCTCCGAGGACACCGCCTTCCACCGGGCGTTCCGGCGCTGGACGGGCACGACGCCGGGCGCCTACCGGACGGGACGGCCCCTACGCACCCCGACCGGCGCGCCCGCTCCCGTCCCCGCCTACGAACCCTCGCCCGGCGGCGAGTCCGGCAGCGGCGGGATGCCGTCCGGTGGCGGCGGCGCGTCTTCCTGA